TGCGAAATCTTAGAAATGACCAAAGGTTATCTCTTCATAAACCAGCCTCATGTTTCATTTCACCAAATAAATGTTGAAAAGTCATAATATGAAGGCCGCAATGCACGGGTTACCAAAATCTTAAGGATGGTCAAAGGCCATTTCATTAACCAGCCTCATGTTTCATAACCAAATGGCGTAATGCATGGGTTACCTAACATGCATTTGGCTATAAAAGTTTGTAAAACCCAAACAATAAAACATAAGAACAATTAGCTAGAGAGAATGAAAGAAAagcagagaaaaaaatattgttcAATTTCTAGATATAATTGAGTTGTAAGTGATTTTGCAAACCTCgtctatattttttttccaatacaATATCTGCAGCAGTTTGAAGACGTCGAACTTCGCTAATGCACTAGAATATTGTGAGAAGGATATGGTGACTACTAACATACAGTTTAAGAAACTTCCAGTCCTTGATATTAATCAAAACTCTCGATTTTTTTTAAAGCTATGGCCACCGATATATGGGATCTGGGCGACGCTTGTCTGAAGCATTATACCAATGTCACATTCGATTTGGCTTTCTTCAATGTTACATTGGTATAATTCCTTGGACAAGTACCGTTCAAATCCCATATTTCTATgactttaatttttaaaaaattcgtGAGTCTTGATTTATATCAAGGACTGGAATGTATGTTATTAGTCATCAAATCCTTTCTCACAATTTGAGTTGGAAGGCTCCGGGTGGTTCCATTTCAGCCGCGAGGATTACAGTGAAGAGAATTATCTGGGGTTTGGTTCTCTGGCGTGGTGGCTTTGGTTGTGAGCAGTGTCTCTTGCTGCGGTGTGAGCAATAGTGACATGGGCTTGGCCGGATTGAGCTGTGTTTTGGTTGATGAAGCTGCTGGCTGTGGAGATGGGGTTTAGGCAGGTGATTTGAATTACGGAGGGTGTTTGTGGTGATTTGGAGGTCTGAGTTGAAGAAGGTTTCGGGTTCAAATGTCTGGGATTCTTCACTGAGTTTCATGGTGCAGGAACGGGTACTCAAACGAAGGTTATGGCAACCTAGCTCAAGAAGATTTATGATATTGTGATAAATAAGAGAATGTCATTTTTTTgagtatttttttatattttctctttctcttgtttATTTTCCAATCTTTAGAAATTATTTGTGATTTTTATGAATCCTACATTTCGAAGTACATAACTCATATGAAAGATTATATATATCAGCACTATTGCATATACCCATAGCCAAGAATTTGATTGGATGAACactatatattagaaaaatcctgaagtaaaagataaaaataaatatacttGATGTTAGCTTTAAAACGTTGCTTCTATTGCTTAGAATTTCTGAAAAACATTTCCTCCTCTGCTTCTATACCTCTCCCAATCACttcctctatttttcttttatgaaTCATAAGCATGAAGAAGGTTCGTGTCTAATGCCGTCATTGAGAATGAGACGACGACTAGGTTATGACCGGGTTTTAACCGATGTGTTaaagtaatttatttattatattatttttttcatttttgataaATGAGTCTATGTTTTAAAATTagctaaaattaaattaatttaattaaaattagtcTATTTAAATTAAAGCTATTGACTTTAACTTTTAGTAACAACTAGCAACAAGTAcgttacgttcaaaaaaaactaacaagTACTTtcctttctgaaaaaaaaaaactatttcatAGCAAGTGatgaataataaaaatcaaataaatagttaaattatttattatctaaaaattagtatttaaattataaaagtgACATAAGTAgagaaataatttaattaatagcATGTAATAAGAGAAAAATAGTGTATATTTACTATATCTAAATcaatatttagtttttttttggaaatccaaatatattaattataataagaaGTAAGAGGCTAAGCTCAAGAATAAGACAATGAGGATTACAAAAACAAAAGTCACCAACCATCCACAAAATACACATTCACTTGACCACcctaaaaatataaacaaaaaaaagaaccTCCTGAAATAACAGATAAAAATCAACAGAAGCAAAACCGAAGACCTAAACCAAAACTAAAGATAACACCAAGAGCAATGTCAGCACTCAGGGCGGCCACGACTCCTCTATTTCTTGTGCCAAGCCGTGAATAGCCGCATCGTCCCTACCACAAAAGTACAACCCACAAGCTTGCCAAGCATCCATGCCTTCTTGGCTCGCGTCCAGTAACGACCGCATGGACTGCTCCCTGAATCAAGCAGAGTCGGATGAACCGACGACATGATTGCACTTGAGGATATCGTCAACCGCAACAGAACCCGGACCCACACAAATCATCGAGGGCACATGACGAGGCTTACAAATTCTCTTTACCTTTTTTGGGCGCCCTCTCCTACGAGGAATAGACGCAACATGAACATCAGGAGTAGAGGCATCCAAAGACGGCGCAACCAACCCAACTGCCACACTAAAGATCTGATGTTGAGCGACCCCACCATCTTCACACAGGACCTGCCACACAGGCCTAGAGGGAGAAAAATCGCGCACATCATCAGCAACCGTAGGAGAAACCAAGTCAAACTTGTATGATCCCACATCAACCACCTCTGCTAGATGAAGAAGAGAGCAAAGAGGTAGGAAATCAAACAGAAAACGATCAAGACAAGCATCCATCAAGGAGACATCAGGGGAAGATCTCAGAAAAGACAAAGGGAACTGACTATCAAAAGACAAAGTCATAACTACCTTCCCTTCTCTAAAAACAAGGCTATGCAAGAGGTTTACCAAAACAACACCAACAGAGCTATCATTAAAGACGATTCCTCTAATACCCAACCGATTAATACTTGGAGAAAACACCGACAAGGCCTGCGAAGGATCAACAACCAACCTGCTAAAAGCCTTCGAAGGTGCAATAACTTGAAAATGTGACTCATCAATCACCTCTACCATATAAGATGCAACATACACCTCATCATCTTCTACCACTCCAAAAGGACAATCAATTTTAGGGAAAAGAAAAGCATCCCACCTTCCAACAACAAAGCTCGAGCCAACTTGCGGAATTGAACCAAATGTCTTGGGGAAAAGGACTTCATCAAGGATACTCAACCCCAACTGACACAAACGCCAACAATGGAAGATCCCTCCAATCCTGTCAACCACGGATCGAGAACAAAATCCCTATCTAAAGTAGGAGGTTCCCCCACATTCACAACAGAGCAAAACGACGCTTGAGAATCCTTCTTTAACCCTAAGACAACATCTCTCCAAGAAGAAGCACCAAGACCATAAACCGAATTCCTAGAAACAAGATGGTGAGAAGAGACTTTAGCGCCAAAGTCCAACACAACTTTATTGGGAGGCTTAGCCAAAGACACAAAGAGAGAAGCTTTACCCATCCGAAAACCACTCAAACGTTTAATCGTCGTAGAATCAGCCTTCAATGACGAGAAACAGACAAAAGTGAAACGAAAACGTCTCCCAGGCCTACTAGAACGCTGAACAAAAACACTCACCAAGCAACCAAATTGGGTGAATAAccctctgatttgatgataggAAATTCAATCTGAAATGTCATCCACAAAGAGCCACACGAGCCTTAGAAGACCCACATCGAACTGAATCAGCGCTTGACCCAGAGCCTCCATCGACATCGTCGTTCCCATCATCATCCCCGTCACCACACTCGCAGCTTTGTCCAAAACCAGAGCCCATTCCACCCGTTCGATAGGAGAAAGGAGCAAGAATAGGAGCCTAAAGTCAACCATAGACCAGGAAAGCAACCCAAAGCGAGCAACAACTGAAAACAGATAAAACGTCCTCGTGTTCCAAAGAAGTAACAACGACGCTGAAGCGTTGGAAAATCAATATTTAGTTAGTAAGGACTCTAGTTTAGTGTTAGTGAATAATTAGTTTATCTTTTTACTATAGTGAAATAATGTTAACTAAGTAGATCCTTTCAACTAAACGCTAAACCAGTTCCTGTTAGTTTTCGGGAATAAGCCCTCTACCTTagcaggaaaaaaaaagatactCATAAGAGCAGTGAGTGACACAAGTTCGAATCcagataaaatcatttgttgaAAATGataaacacaatttctcgaATGCGTTAGACcagtaaaaaaacaaaataataattagaaaccctagttttatttaaaaaacgaGTGACACAAATCACACAATTATGCAGTTAGATAATGTTTGATAATGACCTCAAAGGTGGTGGGTAGGACCCGTTATTCTCTTCTACAAGAACAAGATTCTAGTTCTAGATAAATAATTGAATAATTGAATACTACTATcaattttttccatttttcttctttcttgttgTCCCTTGTtgctagaagaagaaaaatatatataatcttTCCACCCACCCAATGAAATTTCAACCTGTCCCTTCGTTTTCTGTTGGCAAGTGGCATTAAGCAACCTGTGTTTGACCATTCCATTTGTTTAGCCTCCGAAGTTTGCAAAGTACCATTCTTCTCTTGCCAGCTCCGAATGTTCCCACACGATTGTCTTGTTCTTACCTTGTGAGTTTTGCAGAGAATATCACTCTTACTTGGATTCAACGCCTTCTTCATCTTTTGTCGCCTAATAGGTATGTTGTTTTATGttctgattttgggttttgtcttttgagTTATGTTCTCATTTTAATTCTGTaaattttggatttttaattgatTAGAAGCTTATTTATCATGATCTGTTTAATGGGTCATTGTCATTTGTATCAAGTTTTAAtctttttgatttttcattGGATGCCATCTTTGTTCTTGTGGATTCACCATAAATTTGTTCtggatttgaatttgaataccTAGAGGaactttttgtgttttttttttccttgcagtGTTTGTTCTGTGTGTCCTTACCACTGATTGTAAGGTTCTGATTTTCATATCAGAATGGTTTCTGTTGATAATGGTAAGGATGAGATTGAGGAATGTAGTAATGGAAGTAAAGTGAAGGAGTTAAGCCTAGATGTTTCGATGTCTCGAAGAACAATGCTAGACAGTGAAAACTCTCAGAGGAAGTACCAGGGTACCGCGAGTTCTATTCCTGATAGGCTCAAGTTCTTCAAATTTGGTTCTGCATCTGCGAAATTCAAGCGGATTGCTTCCGATAGGGACCAGATTTCACAATTGGTGCCTTCTCCGAGTTCGCGTAGCATAAGAGAACGCTTCAGTGGCATGTTTTCTAAGAAACTTGACTGGGGTTCAATCAAGAAGATGTGCAGAGAATGGATTAGGGATCCGATGAACATGGCCCTTTTCGCGTGGATCCTCTGTGTCGCTGTTTCGGGTGCGATTCTGTTCCTTGTAATGACTGGCATGTTGAATGCGGTGCTGACGAAGAAGTCCCAAAGGAACGCGTGGTTTGAAGTGAACAATCAAATACTGAATGCGCTGTTTACGCTAATGTGTTTATACCAGCATCCGAAAAGGATCTACCACTTTGTTCTTCTGTGCAGATGGGGTCCAAAAGATATCCCCAGACTTAGAAAGGTGTACTGCAAAAATGGAACTTATAAGCCCCATGAATGGGCACACATGATGGCAGTGATCATCCTCCTTAATGTGAACTGTTTTGCGCAATATGCACTTTGTGGTCTAAACTTGGGGTATAAAAGATCTCAGCGCCCGGCCATAGGAGTTGGAATATGCGTATCTTTTTCAATTGGTGCACCTGCAATTGCTGGTCTGTATAGCATTCTTAGCCCATTAGGTAAAGATTATGATTCTGAGATGGATGAAGAGGCACAGGTTCATATTCCGGATGCTCAAAAGCTGAGAGTGACACCATTTGAGAAGAAGTATTCATTTTCATCCAGAGATCAGCGAAGGATTATTGAAAATAGACCAAAGTGGAGTGGAGGGATACTCGACCTTTGGAACGATATCTCTGA
This is a stretch of genomic DNA from Lotus japonicus ecotype B-129 chromosome 1, LjGifu_v1.2. It encodes these proteins:
- the LOC130733537 gene encoding uncharacterized protein LOC130733537, which encodes MVSVDNGKDEIEECSNGSKVKELSLDVSMSRRTMLDSENSQRKYQGTASSIPDRLKFFKFGSASAKFKRIASDRDQISQLVPSPSSRSIRERFSGMFSKKLDWGSIKKMCREWIRDPMNMALFAWILCVAVSGAILFLVMTGMLNAVLTKKSQRNAWFEVNNQILNALFTLMCLYQHPKRIYHFVLLCRWGPKDIPRLRKVYCKNGTYKPHEWAHMMAVIILLNVNCFAQYALCGLNLGYKRSQRPAIGVGICVSFSIGAPAIAGLYSILSPLGKDYDSEMDEEAQVHIPDAQKLRVTPFEKKYSFSSRDQRRIIENRPKWSGGILDLWNDISEAYLSLFCTFCVFGWNMERLGFGNMFVHIATFMLFCMAPFWIFILAAVNIEDDTVRQALVGVGIILCFFGMLYGGFWRIRMRNRFNLPSYDFCCGKPSASDCTLWLFCCWCALAQEVRTANSYDIVEDKFYKKGIYADDQPQISPLPREDVASTKSGTSGTSSPLGFNSSPSRFKPSSPLSSPFKGRYNPDRPLSSVTEEVPEKAKDGVMNPPTPPSIHRESP